Proteins from a single region of Gimesia sp.:
- the lepA gene encoding translation elongation factor 4 → MATEPRLIRNFSIVAHIDHGKSTLADQLLLKTGAITEREFKNQILDDLQIEQERGITVKARTVVIHHKYKGETYELNLIDTPGHVDFHYEVSRSLAACEGALLLVDAFQGVQAQTVANAYACINADLSIIPVVNKIDLPVTRIDEVLEEVESVVGLDPEEALKVSAKSGIGIEDVLDAIVERIPPPSGDPSAPLQALVFDSKYDHYRGVVTYVRVVQGTVEKGQTVVLMRGGTKLDIIEIGQFTPHMKAVKSLGPGQVGYLVSGAKELSQVHVGDTIADPKKLPAAPLPGYQTPQQMVFCGMYPIEATDFEKLREELQKLSLNDASFSFVPETSDALGFGFRCGFLGMLHMEIIQQRLEQEFNIDLLQTAPNVTYEILERSGEVLHLDNPQDVPDASRIEEFREPIALVNFILPAENIGTIMQLCSDRRGIYKNTEYLGTNRAQLVYELPLAEIVYDMYDRLKSATKGYGTMDYDIIGYRAADLVKMDILVKGERVDALSTIVHRSQSERRGRGLAKRLKEEISKHQFEIPIQAAIGGKIIARETIKALRKNVTAKCYGGDITRKRKLWEKQKEGKKRLKQFGQVEIPQKAFLAVLDATKEE, encoded by the coding sequence ATGGCAACTGAGCCCCGTCTGATTCGAAATTTTTCGATCGTAGCACACATTGACCACGGGAAAAGTACGCTGGCTGACCAGCTGCTCCTGAAAACCGGCGCCATCACGGAGCGGGAATTCAAAAACCAGATTCTGGATGACCTGCAGATTGAGCAGGAACGCGGAATTACGGTCAAAGCCCGCACGGTAGTGATTCACCACAAATACAAAGGTGAAACATACGAGCTGAACCTGATCGACACCCCCGGTCACGTCGACTTCCATTACGAAGTCTCCCGCAGCCTGGCTGCCTGTGAAGGCGCGCTGCTGCTCGTCGACGCCTTTCAGGGTGTGCAGGCCCAGACCGTCGCAAACGCCTACGCCTGCATCAACGCCGACCTGTCGATCATTCCGGTCGTCAATAAAATCGACCTGCCTGTCACCCGGATCGACGAAGTGCTGGAAGAAGTTGAATCGGTCGTCGGTCTCGACCCCGAAGAAGCACTCAAAGTCAGCGCCAAGAGCGGGATCGGCATTGAAGACGTGCTCGATGCCATCGTCGAACGCATCCCCCCTCCGAGTGGCGATCCCAGTGCACCACTGCAGGCACTGGTCTTCGACAGCAAGTACGATCATTACCGCGGCGTTGTTACCTACGTCCGCGTGGTCCAGGGAACGGTAGAGAAAGGCCAGACAGTCGTCCTGATGCGGGGCGGTACCAAGCTGGACATTATCGAGATCGGCCAGTTCACTCCGCACATGAAAGCCGTCAAGTCGCTGGGGCCCGGACAGGTAGGTTACCTGGTCAGTGGTGCGAAAGAACTCAGCCAGGTTCACGTGGGGGATACCATCGCCGACCCCAAAAAGCTGCCGGCTGCCCCTCTGCCCGGTTACCAGACTCCACAACAGATGGTGTTCTGCGGGATGTATCCCATCGAAGCCACCGACTTTGAAAAGTTGCGTGAAGAGCTGCAGAAGCTGAGCCTCAACGACGCCAGTTTCAGTTTCGTACCAGAAACCAGTGACGCTCTGGGCTTCGGCTTCCGTTGCGGCTTCCTGGGCATGCTGCACATGGAAATCATTCAGCAGCGTCTGGAACAGGAATTCAATATCGACCTGTTACAGACCGCGCCCAACGTGACTTACGAAATCCTGGAGCGCAGCGGCGAAGTTTTACACCTCGATAACCCGCAGGATGTTCCCGATGCAAGCCGCATCGAAGAATTTCGCGAACCGATCGCGCTGGTGAATTTCATCCTGCCTGCAGAGAACATCGGCACCATCATGCAGCTCTGTTCCGACCGCCGCGGGATCTACAAGAATACCGAGTACCTGGGAACCAACCGGGCACAGTTGGTTTACGAACTGCCACTGGCGGAAATCGTCTACGACATGTACGACCGCCTGAAAAGCGCGACCAAGGGTTACGGTACGATGGACTACGATATCATCGGCTACCGTGCAGCCGATCTGGTCAAGATGGACATCCTCGTCAAAGGGGAACGCGTCGATGCCCTCTCCACGATCGTGCACCGCTCACAGTCCGAGCGTCGTGGGCGCGGTCTGGCGAAGCGGCTCAAAGAGGAAATCTCGAAGCACCAGTTTGAAATCCCGATTCAGGCCGCGATTGGCGGAAAGATCATCGCCCGCGAGACGATCAAAGCCCTCCGCAAAAATGTGACCGCCAAGTGTTACGGTGGTGACATCACCCGTAAGCGCAAGCTGTGGGAAAAACAGAAAGAGGGCAAGAAACGCCTCAAGCAGTTCGGCCAGGTCGAGATTCCCCAGAAGGCGTTCCTGGCGGTACTGGATGCGACCAAAGAAGAGTAA
- a CDS encoding ROK family protein, whose translation MNPTKPQEPYFVGIDIGGTNVKVGIVDDAGQTLAFCKTSTDVPSGVEAGLKNIYQAIDDALANCRLTMDDIKAIGIATPGTMDIPGGKLVDPPNLPTWKGFPIRQTVCDHYGGKPTIYQNDANAAAYGEYWIGGAREAHSLVFWTLGTGIGCGIIIDEMIIEGRHSHGGECGHIVIQMDEGRLCDSGQYGTLEAYAGGTSLVKRCQEQLDAGRESVLNDMLQQGQELTPLLISEAGEQNDELATELIMESARCLGVGTTNLMHTIDPDMVLFGGAVTFGGKGTAQGDRFLQRIKEEVQQRAFSVPYENTIIDYAELGADAGYIGVAGCARLACLKAE comes from the coding sequence ATGAATCCGACAAAGCCTCAAGAACCTTATTTTGTCGGCATTGATATCGGTGGTACGAACGTCAAGGTCGGTATCGTTGATGATGCCGGCCAGACACTTGCCTTCTGTAAAACGAGCACCGACGTCCCTTCAGGCGTTGAGGCGGGCCTGAAAAACATCTACCAGGCCATCGACGATGCCCTGGCTAACTGTCGGCTGACGATGGATGACATCAAAGCCATCGGTATCGCCACTCCCGGCACGATGGATATTCCCGGGGGCAAACTGGTCGATCCGCCGAACCTTCCGACCTGGAAAGGTTTTCCGATCCGCCAGACCGTCTGTGATCATTACGGCGGCAAACCGACGATCTACCAGAACGATGCCAACGCGGCCGCCTATGGAGAATACTGGATCGGCGGTGCCCGCGAGGCTCATAGTCTGGTGTTCTGGACACTGGGCACGGGCATTGGATGTGGTATTATTATAGACGAAATGATCATCGAAGGTCGTCACTCACACGGAGGCGAATGTGGACACATCGTCATCCAGATGGATGAAGGACGGTTATGTGATTCAGGACAATATGGTACACTCGAAGCTTACGCGGGTGGCACGTCCCTGGTAAAGCGCTGCCAGGAACAGCTGGACGCCGGTCGCGAGTCCGTCCTGAATGACATGCTGCAGCAGGGCCAGGAACTGACTCCCCTGCTGATCTCCGAGGCCGGAGAACAAAACGACGAACTGGCAACAGAGCTGATTATGGAATCCGCCCGCTGCCTGGGAGTCGGCACGACAAACCTGATGCACACCATCGATCCGGACATGGTTCTGTTCGGCGGTGCAGTGACATTCGGAGGCAAGGGTACTGCCCAGGGAGATCGTTTCCTGCAGCGCATCAAGGAAGAGGTCCAACAACGCGCGTTCTCGGTTCCCTACGAGAACACGATCATCGACTACGCAGAACTCGGAGCAGACGCCGGATACATTGGCGTCGCCGGCTGTGCGCGACTGGCCTGCCTCAAAGCAGAATAA
- a CDS encoding sulfatase-like hydrolase/transferase, with the protein MIRRFVCSALLLLCGFCFSSTLVSLHAAEKAARPNIVLCMTDDQGWGETSFNGHPVIKTPHLDDMAASGLRLDRFYAAAPVCSPTRGSFLTGRHPNRFACFSWGHTLRPQEVTVAEAVKSAGYTTGHFGKWHLGSVQANSPVSPGNSGFDEWVSSPNFYENDPYMSHNGMVEQLKGESSRVTVDAALDFMKGAQKKEQPFLAVIWFGNPHLPHEAVDELKSLYPNQNSAFQNYFGEISGVDRAMGHLRRQLRDLGLAENTLLWFTSDNGPRPPQFKKDGPRSQATGGLAGYKGNLWEGGIRVPSLIEWPAVIKKPEISDMPCGTIDIYPTVLAVTGAKVSHQPTLDGESLLPLIEGHKMSRNKPMGFWTYPTKGHPKRSTDILLALQKQQSPGKPNPPGPVPDADAGSLKTQYSQDKLPGSAALIDGDYKVLKMENKKGTPKFTLYNLKQDPSEQHDLSKQDPQRFKKMKAALEGWQHSVVDSLNGKDYAD; encoded by the coding sequence ATGATACGTCGCTTCGTCTGCTCCGCTTTGCTCCTTCTCTGTGGATTCTGTTTCTCCAGTACCCTTGTCAGCCTGCACGCCGCTGAAAAAGCAGCACGGCCGAATATCGTGCTCTGCATGACCGACGACCAGGGCTGGGGCGAAACTTCCTTTAACGGACATCCCGTAATCAAGACGCCGCATCTGGATGATATGGCTGCCTCTGGTCTGCGGCTGGACCGCTTTTATGCAGCAGCGCCCGTCTGTTCGCCTACTCGAGGCAGTTTTCTGACCGGACGACACCCGAACCGCTTCGCCTGCTTCAGCTGGGGACATACCTTGCGTCCGCAGGAAGTCACAGTCGCTGAGGCGGTCAAGTCTGCCGGTTACACAACCGGTCACTTCGGGAAATGGCACCTCGGTTCGGTGCAGGCTAACAGTCCTGTCTCTCCGGGGAACAGCGGCTTTGACGAATGGGTTTCGAGTCCGAACTTCTATGAAAACGATCCTTACATGAGCCATAACGGAATGGTCGAGCAGCTCAAGGGAGAAAGTTCTCGCGTCACCGTCGATGCGGCGCTCGACTTCATGAAGGGAGCTCAGAAAAAAGAGCAGCCCTTCCTGGCAGTCATCTGGTTTGGTAATCCGCATCTGCCCCACGAGGCGGTGGACGAACTCAAATCCCTGTATCCCAATCAGAATTCTGCTTTCCAGAACTATTTTGGTGAAATCAGCGGCGTCGACCGCGCAATGGGGCATCTGAGAAGGCAGCTCCGTGATCTGGGGCTCGCGGAAAATACTCTGCTCTGGTTCACCAGCGATAACGGTCCCCGACCTCCCCAGTTCAAAAAAGACGGACCCCGCTCTCAGGCGACCGGCGGTCTGGCCGGTTATAAAGGGAACCTCTGGGAAGGGGGCATTCGCGTGCCATCCCTGATCGAGTGGCCAGCGGTCATCAAGAAACCGGAAATCTCAGACATGCCCTGCGGCACCATTGACATCTATCCGACAGTGCTTGCTGTGACCGGCGCGAAGGTCTCACATCAGCCTACGTTGGATGGTGAAAGCCTGCTGCCCCTCATCGAAGGACACAAAATGTCCCGTAACAAACCGATGGGTTTCTGGACCTATCCCACGAAGGGGCATCCTAAACGCAGCACGGATATTCTACTGGCGCTGCAGAAACAGCAGTCTCCCGGCAAACCCAACCCACCCGGACCGGTTCCGGATGCCGATGCAGGCAGTCTGAAAACACAGTATTCCCAGGATAAACTTCCGGGTTCTGCTGCACTGATCGACGGCGATTATAAAGTCCTGAAAATGGAAAACAAAAAGGGGACGCCGAAATTCACACTGTATAATCTCAAGCAGGATCCATCCGAACAGCATGATCTGTCCAAACAGGATCCGCAGCGGTTCAAGAAGATGAAAGCCGCCCTGGAAGGCTGGCAGCATTCAGTGGTTGATAGCCTGAATGGCAAAGACTACGCCGATTGA
- a CDS encoding family 16 glycoside hydrolase: MNSGLFKRLFCQACCALLLLTVALGSSVSAEDAKKVLKAGIIGLDTSHAIAFTKMLNTGNPEGDLAGCRIVAAYPKGSPDIESSVSRVPGYTKQVKEMGVEIVDSIPALLEKVDVVFLETNDGRPHLKQALPVLQSGKPVFIDKPIAASLTDAVALFELSKKYNTPMFSSSSLRFAKGAQRLRNGEEGKIMKASTHSPCSLESTHPDLYWYGIHGVETLFTVMGPGCESVTRTVSNADRDEVAGKWAGGREGHFAGVRKGTPKGYGGTAVGKNGEVAVGGYDGYKPLLVEIVKFFRTGKPPVSPEETLEIYAFMEAADESKRQGGKEVTLASVMEKAEKQAAKKLARLDVADSGASESDNKLTAAEKAEGWKLLFNGENYKGWMCSNGKKIAAPIENGALVPYKSGGYLIVYNKEFGDFKFKCDVKMPEECNSGIFFRVGDLKNPVQTGFEAQVLSGDGTGMHDFGAIYDLVSPAKNLASAPGEWTHFEITCKGPHISVAVNGEVVAKLNADEWTEPGKRLDGSSHKFKAAVKDFPRKGYIGFQDHGHKVWYKNVKLLEL; encoded by the coding sequence ATGAACTCTGGACTTTTTAAACGTCTTTTCTGTCAGGCCTGTTGCGCCCTGCTGCTGTTAACAGTCGCCCTGGGCAGCTCCGTCTCCGCTGAAGATGCCAAGAAGGTGCTCAAAGCCGGGATTATCGGCCTGGATACCTCGCATGCGATTGCCTTCACCAAGATGCTGAATACCGGCAATCCGGAAGGGGATCTGGCCGGCTGTCGAATCGTTGCCGCTTATCCCAAGGGAAGCCCGGATATTGAATCCAGTGTCTCCCGCGTTCCCGGCTATACGAAGCAGGTGAAAGAAATGGGCGTGGAAATCGTCGATTCCATTCCCGCACTGCTGGAGAAAGTCGATGTGGTCTTCCTCGAAACAAACGATGGTCGTCCGCACCTGAAACAGGCGCTGCCAGTTCTCCAGTCAGGCAAGCCGGTCTTCATCGACAAGCCGATTGCTGCCTCGCTGACCGATGCCGTCGCTCTGTTCGAACTCTCCAAAAAATACAATACTCCCATGTTCTCATCTTCATCACTGCGGTTTGCCAAGGGCGCACAGCGTCTGCGGAACGGCGAAGAGGGGAAGATCATGAAGGCCAGCACCCACAGCCCCTGTTCGCTGGAAAGCACTCACCCCGACCTCTACTGGTACGGGATCCACGGTGTCGAAACTCTGTTTACCGTGATGGGACCTGGTTGTGAGTCTGTCACCCGTACAGTCAGCAATGCTGATCGGGATGAAGTCGCCGGCAAATGGGCCGGTGGTCGTGAAGGGCATTTCGCTGGTGTTCGCAAAGGAACCCCTAAAGGTTATGGTGGAACCGCAGTCGGTAAAAACGGTGAAGTCGCCGTGGGTGGTTACGACGGTTACAAGCCACTGCTGGTGGAGATCGTGAAGTTCTTCCGTACCGGCAAGCCGCCTGTAAGCCCTGAAGAGACACTGGAAATTTACGCATTCATGGAAGCTGCTGACGAAAGTAAACGGCAGGGTGGCAAAGAAGTCACCCTGGCAAGCGTGATGGAAAAAGCTGAAAAGCAGGCTGCGAAGAAGCTGGCCAGGCTCGATGTGGCTGACTCCGGTGCTTCAGAATCAGATAATAAGCTGACTGCAGCGGAAAAAGCAGAAGGCTGGAAGCTGCTGTTCAACGGCGAAAACTACAAAGGCTGGATGTGCAGCAACGGTAAGAAGATTGCAGCCCCGATTGAAAACGGCGCACTGGTGCCTTACAAGTCGGGTGGTTACCTGATTGTCTACAATAAAGAATTTGGTGATTTCAAATTCAAGTGTGATGTCAAGATGCCTGAAGAGTGCAACTCCGGAATCTTTTTCCGCGTGGGTGATCTGAAGAATCCCGTGCAGACCGGCTTCGAAGCGCAGGTCTTGAGTGGTGACGGCACTGGTATGCACGATTTCGGTGCGATCTATGACCTCGTGTCACCTGCAAAGAATCTGGCCAGCGCACCTGGCGAATGGACTCATTTTGAAATCACCTGTAAGGGGCCGCACATCAGCGTCGCCGTGAATGGTGAAGTTGTTGCCAAACTGAATGCAGATGAATGGACCGAGCCGGGCAAGCGTCTGGATGGTTCTTCACACAAGTTCAAAGCAGCCGTCAAAGACTTCCCGAGGAAAGGTTACATCGGTTTTCAGGACCACGGACACAAAGTCTGGTATAAGAATGTAAAGTTGCTGGAACTGTAA
- the dapF gene encoding diaminopimelate epimerase, protein MKFTKMHGAGNDYVYVNCFEESLPEDIASLAMAVSDRHKGIGSDGLILICPSEKADARMRMFNADGSESEMCGNGVRCVAKYVYDHGIAKQQTLKIETGAGVLHLDLELAGSRVSQVRVNMGQPILKSAEIPTLLPGDPPVDADLDLGDQSLKVTCVSMGNPHCITFVDELNDHWVHGIGPKVEVHPMFPNRVNAEFIEVVSPSELKMRVWERGSGETQACGTGACASAVAGVLTGRSERNVLIHLPGGDLRLEWAEAGEVYMTGPAVEVYEGIWTGPQ, encoded by the coding sequence ATGAAATTTACCAAGATGCACGGAGCCGGCAACGACTACGTCTATGTCAACTGTTTTGAAGAGTCCCTCCCAGAGGACATTGCCAGCCTGGCGATGGCGGTCAGCGACCGGCACAAAGGCATCGGATCGGACGGACTGATTCTGATTTGCCCGTCGGAAAAAGCCGACGCCCGCATGCGGATGTTCAATGCAGATGGCAGTGAGTCGGAAATGTGCGGGAACGGCGTGCGTTGTGTCGCGAAGTACGTTTACGATCATGGGATCGCGAAACAGCAGACATTGAAGATCGAAACCGGTGCTGGTGTACTGCATCTGGACCTGGAACTGGCGGGAAGCCGCGTCAGTCAGGTGCGGGTCAACATGGGACAGCCGATTCTCAAAAGCGCCGAGATTCCCACGCTGCTCCCCGGCGATCCCCCGGTCGATGCCGATCTGGATCTGGGTGATCAGAGCCTGAAAGTGACCTGTGTATCCATGGGGAACCCGCACTGTATTACCTTCGTTGACGAACTCAATGATCACTGGGTGCATGGCATCGGACCGAAAGTAGAAGTGCATCCGATGTTCCCCAATCGGGTCAACGCGGAATTCATCGAAGTCGTTTCTCCTTCTGAACTGAAGATGCGCGTCTGGGAGCGAGGTTCCGGCGAAACCCAGGCTTGTGGCACCGGAGCCTGTGCTTCTGCGGTGGCCGGTGTTTTGACGGGTCGGTCTGAACGAAATGTGCTTATCCACTTGCCCGGCGGTGATTTACGGCTCGAGTGGGCCGAGGCGGGAGAAGTCTATATGACCGGTCCTGCTGTCGAAGTCTACGAGGGAATCTGGACGGGGCCTCAATAA
- a CDS encoding NADH:ubiquinone reductase (Na(+)-transporting) subunit B — MKPLRNLLDKMHPLFDKGGKFEKLYPLYEAQDTFLYTPGEVTSEASHVRDSIDLKRMMSMVIVALLPCVFMALYNTGYQANAAMSTMGIESVPGWRGAIMSSLGVVPDANSLLSNLVHGALYFLPVYIVCMAVGGAWEGLFCIVRRHEINEGFLVTGMLFPLTLPPTIPLWQVALGISFGVVVGKEIFGGTGKNFLNPALTARAFLYFAYPAQIVGDTVWTAVDGFSGATSLGQMATAAPEVGMKAVTNPISEGGLGISWSQAFLGTIQGSMGETSTLACLLGAIFLILIGVGSWRVMAGVLAGSMGLATLLWMIGSNTNAMFAMPPQWHLVVGGLAFGLVFMATDPVSAAMTDTGRWLYGILIGGMTILIRVVNPAYPEGIMLAILFGNVFAPLIDYYVVQANIKRRLARNVA, encoded by the coding sequence ATGAAGCCGTTACGAAATCTTCTTGATAAGATGCACCCCCTCTTCGATAAAGGTGGTAAGTTCGAGAAGCTTTACCCACTTTACGAAGCGCAGGATACCTTCCTGTATACGCCGGGTGAAGTGACCAGTGAAGCCTCTCATGTGCGCGATTCCATCGACTTGAAGCGCATGATGAGTATGGTCATTGTGGCTCTGTTGCCCTGTGTGTTTATGGCACTTTATAACACCGGGTATCAGGCCAATGCGGCGATGAGTACCATGGGCATCGAATCGGTTCCGGGCTGGCGGGGCGCGATCATGTCCTCGCTGGGCGTGGTTCCCGATGCGAACAGCCTGCTCTCCAACCTGGTGCATGGGGCACTCTACTTCCTGCCCGTTTACATCGTCTGTATGGCCGTAGGGGGGGCCTGGGAAGGTCTGTTCTGTATCGTGCGGCGTCACGAAATCAACGAAGGCTTCCTGGTGACCGGGATGCTGTTCCCGTTAACGCTGCCTCCCACGATTCCGCTCTGGCAGGTTGCACTGGGCATCAGCTTCGGTGTGGTCGTCGGTAAAGAAATCTTCGGCGGTACAGGGAAAAACTTCCTTAACCCCGCTTTAACGGCGCGTGCGTTTCTCTACTTTGCCTATCCGGCACAGATCGTGGGTGACACTGTCTGGACCGCCGTTGATGGCTTCAGTGGTGCTACTTCATTAGGGCAGATGGCAACTGCTGCTCCCGAAGTCGGCATGAAAGCAGTCACCAACCCTATCTCTGAGGGAGGCCTCGGTATCTCCTGGTCACAGGCGTTCCTGGGAACCATTCAGGGGTCCATGGGTGAAACTTCGACTCTGGCCTGTCTGCTGGGCGCGATTTTCCTGATCCTGATCGGCGTCGGTTCCTGGCGCGTGATGGCAGGTGTGCTTGCTGGATCGATGGGCTTAGCCACACTGCTCTGGATGATCGGCAGCAATACCAACGCGATGTTCGCCATGCCTCCGCAGTGGCATCTGGTTGTCGGCGGCCTGGCCTTCGGTCTGGTCTTCATGGCGACCGACCCGGTCTCCGCAGCGATGACTGACACCGGACGCTGGTTATATGGAATTTTGATTGGGGGAATGACAATCCTGATTCGGGTGGTCAATCCTGCGTATCCAGAGGGGATCATGCTGGCGATTCTGTTCGGCAACGTCTTCGCTCCTCTGATTGATTATTACGTGGTTCAAGCAAACATTAAAAGAAGGTTGGCGCGAAATGTCGCGTGA
- a CDS encoding amidohydrolase — MSISKQELVERSQVVLAHAWMVRTFIKHCDEVDDYPELMGITRAVFDASRALETRVDDPDAYLKMLRKKISRLRKATDQFALDAPEASLHTNFEQAVISMKGCTQALEALLADVEE, encoded by the coding sequence ATGTCGATCAGCAAACAGGAACTGGTAGAGCGCAGTCAGGTGGTCCTGGCGCATGCCTGGATGGTGCGCACGTTTATCAAGCACTGCGATGAAGTCGACGATTACCCGGAGCTCATGGGAATCACGCGGGCTGTCTTTGATGCTTCGCGGGCACTGGAAACCCGCGTGGATGATCCGGACGCGTATCTCAAGATGCTCCGCAAAAAAATCAGTCGGCTCCGCAAAGCCACTGATCAGTTTGCACTGGATGCGCCGGAAGCATCACTGCACACCAACTTTGAGCAGGCTGTGATCTCAATGAAAGGCTGCACCCAGGCGCTCGAAGCATTACTGGCAGACGTCGAAGAGTAG
- a CDS encoding DUF2752 domain-containing protein, with product MNFNSKPTARTSDNRLLSALRELHPGMPIGWKLRLLLICWSLFLIGGFWVAIRIQPDPRGFGSHQQLGFAPCVIKNQFSIPCPSCGMTTSFSHFVRGQLSQSAQANTSGLILALVCLAMIPWSWISVYHRRLWLISNPELCLLWLICGLTSITVMEWAFRMTC from the coding sequence ATGAATTTCAATTCCAAACCCACTGCCAGAACATCAGACAATCGGCTGTTGTCGGCGCTGCGTGAATTACATCCGGGCATGCCCATTGGATGGAAACTGCGGCTGCTGTTGATTTGCTGGAGTCTGTTTCTGATCGGCGGATTTTGGGTTGCGATTCGAATTCAGCCGGATCCGCGAGGCTTCGGTTCACATCAACAACTCGGTTTTGCACCCTGCGTCATCAAAAATCAATTCTCAATTCCCTGTCCCAGTTGTGGGATGACAACTTCCTTTTCACATTTTGTTCGAGGTCAGTTAAGTCAGTCTGCCCAGGCCAATACGTCCGGGTTGATTCTGGCACTGGTCTGTCTGGCTATGATTCCCTGGTCCTGGATCAGTGTGTATCACAGACGGCTCTGGCTGATCTCCAATCCTGAACTCTGTCTGCTCTGGCTGATCTGTGGTCTGACTTCGATCACCGTGATGGAGTGGGCTTTCAGGATGACATGTTAA
- a CDS encoding Na(+)-translocating NADH-quinone reductase subunit A produces MITIKKGLDLPIAGEPSALIENGPQVRSVALIGPDYIGMKPTLAVEVGDTVKKGQLLFSDKKIEGVIYTAPAAGKVTEINRGAKRVFQSLVIELAGEEEETFTSYEEGQLASLTREQVTENLLQSGLWTSLRTRPYSKVPSPESTPHSIFVTAIDTNPLAPPPEVVLSEEPRAFSQGLQVLKTLTEGKLYLCKAPGTNLPGCELDFVTVEEFGGPHPAGLPGTHIHYLDPVSDKKTVWYINYQDVIAIGKLFSTGQLYNERVISIAGPVVKNPKLMKTIMGASLADLTDGNLEEGVDRVISGSALAGRTAEGPFAYLGRYALQVTALKEGTHRDFLGWMGPGFNKFSVVPVFASSWIGKGKKVPFTTSTEGSKRAMIPIGTYEKVMPLDILPTFLLRALITEDTEQAKLLGCLELDEEDLSLCTFVCPGKYNYGSLLRDNLTKIEIEG; encoded by the coding sequence ATGATTACAATTAAAAAAGGGCTGGATCTGCCCATCGCAGGTGAGCCTTCCGCTTTGATCGAAAACGGGCCACAAGTTCGATCAGTTGCTTTAATCGGCCCGGACTATATCGGTATGAAACCGACGCTGGCTGTTGAAGTCGGTGATACCGTTAAAAAAGGTCAGTTGCTGTTCAGCGACAAAAAGATCGAAGGCGTCATCTACACCGCTCCCGCTGCCGGGAAAGTGACTGAAATCAACCGCGGTGCAAAACGCGTTTTTCAATCCCTGGTGATTGAGCTCGCCGGCGAAGAAGAAGAGACCTTCACTTCTTACGAAGAAGGTCAGCTCGCCAGTCTGACCCGCGAGCAAGTTACAGAGAACCTGCTGCAGTCCGGACTCTGGACCAGTCTGCGGACCCGTCCTTACAGCAAAGTGCCCTCACCCGAGTCGACTCCGCATTCGATCTTTGTGACCGCCATCGACACCAATCCTCTCGCTCCACCACCGGAAGTGGTCTTGAGCGAAGAGCCCCGTGCATTCTCACAGGGTCTGCAGGTTCTGAAGACACTGACCGAAGGCAAGCTTTATCTCTGTAAAGCACCGGGAACCAATCTGCCAGGCTGCGAACTGGATTTTGTGACAGTCGAAGAATTCGGCGGCCCGCACCCCGCAGGTCTCCCTGGCACACACATTCATTACCTCGATCCGGTCAGTGATAAGAAAACCGTCTGGTACATCAACTACCAGGACGTGATCGCGATTGGCAAACTCTTTAGCACCGGTCAGCTTTACAACGAACGCGTGATTTCTATCGCGGGTCCTGTGGTTAAGAATCCGAAACTGATGAAAACCATCATGGGAGCCAGTCTGGCTGACCTGACGGACGGCAACCTGGAAGAAGGCGTCGATCGGGTGATTTCCGGTTCTGCTCTCGCCGGCCGGACAGCCGAAGGCCCCTTTGCCTACCTGGGACGCTATGCATTGCAGGTTACCGCGCTCAAAGAGGGAACACACCGTGACTTCCTGGGCTGGATGGGCCCCGGGTTCAATAAGTTTTCGGTCGTGCCTGTGTTTGCTTCTTCCTGGATCGGTAAAGGCAAGAAAGTGCCTTTCACTACATCCACTGAAGGTAGTAAGCGAGCCATGATTCCCATCGGCACTTATGAAAAAGTAATGCCGCTGGATATCCTGCCGACCTTCCTGTTGCGGGCACTGATTACAGAAGACACCGAACAGGCAAAACTACTGGGGTGCCTGGAGCTGGATGAAGAAGATCTGTCGTTGTGCACGTTTGTCTGCCCGGGCAAATACAACTACGGATCACTGCTGCGAGACAATTTGACCAAAATTGAAATCGAGGGCTGA